A region of Alkalinema sp. FACHB-956 DNA encodes the following proteins:
- a CDS encoding GTP-binding protein gives MDTPKTGMPVTIITGFLGSGKTTLLNHILSNQQGVKTAVLVNEFGEIGIDNELIIQTDEDNTMVELSNGCICCTINEDLVNAVYKVLERSDKIDYLVVETTGLADPLPVALTFLGSELRDLTRLDSIITVVDSENFSVDLFNSQAAYSQLAYGDIILLNKADLVDSADLDLLEVRVREMKEGARILRTTKGNVPLSLLLSVGLFESDKYFETEPKALEHAGHSHSSSHGSSHDHSHEHDHSHDHSHDHHDHSNCDHDHGHCEHDHGDHEHHHDHHDHSNCDHDHGHCEHEHHEHHDHHHHHHHSDHLEMDGFTSLSFQSDRPFAIKKFQYFLDNQLPENVFRAKGILWFEESPKRHIFHLSGKRFSLDDDQWKTNDRKNQLVLIGQNLDHDALRQQLNACLTIASHGRGKGFGS, from the coding sequence ATGGATACGCCTAAAACGGGGATGCCCGTCACCATCATCACCGGATTTTTGGGGAGTGGAAAAACCACCCTGCTCAACCATATTTTGTCCAATCAACAGGGGGTCAAGACAGCGGTATTGGTCAACGAGTTTGGCGAGATTGGCATCGATAATGAGTTAATTATCCAAACGGACGAAGACAATACGATGGTGGAGCTCAGCAATGGTTGTATTTGTTGCACCATTAACGAGGATTTGGTTAACGCAGTTTACAAAGTGCTAGAGCGATCGGACAAGATTGATTATCTCGTGGTGGAGACGACGGGTTTAGCTGACCCACTCCCGGTGGCTTTGACGTTTTTGGGGAGTGAGTTGCGGGATTTGACCCGACTGGATTCCATTATTACCGTTGTCGATTCTGAAAACTTCAGTGTTGATCTATTCAACAGCCAAGCCGCTTACAGCCAACTGGCCTATGGCGATATCATCTTGCTGAACAAAGCAGATCTCGTCGATTCAGCAGACTTGGATTTGTTGGAAGTGCGGGTGCGGGAAATGAAGGAAGGCGCACGCATTCTCCGCACAACCAAAGGGAATGTGCCGCTGTCTTTGCTGCTGAGCGTGGGGCTATTTGAGTCTGATAAGTATTTTGAGACTGAGCCCAAAGCGTTAGAGCACGCCGGTCACAGCCACAGTTCTAGCCATGGTTCTAGCCACGATCACAGCCACGAGCATGATCACAGCCATGACCACAGCCATGACCACCATGATCATTCCAATTGTGATCACGACCATGGTCATTGTGAACACGATCATGGTGATCATGAACACCATCACGATCATCACGATCATTCCAACTGCGATCATGACCATGGGCATTGTGAGCATGAACATCACGAGCATCATGACCATCATCACCACCATCACCACTCCGACCACTTGGAAATGGATGGGTTTACATCCCTATCGTTCCAAAGCGATCGCCCCTTTGCGATTAAAAAGTTTCAGTACTTCCTCGACAATCAACTGCCAGAAAACGTATTCCGAGCTAAAGGGATTCTTTGGTTTGAAGAAAGCCCTAAGCGGCATATCTTCCATTTGAGTGGTAAACGGTTTTCCTTGGATGATGATCAGTGGAAAACTAACGATCGCAAAAATCAACTAGTTCTCATTGGCCAAAACCTCGATCATGATGCGCTCCGGCAGCAGTTAAATGCCTGCTTGACGATCGCCAGTCATGGTCGGGGCAAAGGGTTTGGGAGTTAA
- the cpdA gene encoding 3',5'-cyclic-AMP phosphodiesterase has translation MVPVSPLKIVQLTDTHLFRERNQNLIGLPTADSLENVVKQVMQLPSLPDFMLLTGDLSQDGSLVSYEQVYDSLHGLNIPIYWLPGNHDCLENMVPILTQAPFLGDKQFKQGNWHFILLNSQIPGEVPGYLSQETLDWLDRQLSQQAETPALLSLHHPPFSLDTAWLDNSALQNPDDLFAVIDRHPQVKLVLFGHIHQEFQLERKGVTYLAAPSTCIQFARGSATFALDDCSPGFRSVDLYPDGSWHSRIHRVNYDRQVDMTCYEGY, from the coding sequence ATGGTTCCTGTTTCTCCCCTCAAAATCGTCCAATTGACGGATACGCACCTGTTTCGTGAGCGTAATCAAAATCTAATTGGTCTTCCAACAGCAGATTCGTTAGAAAATGTTGTTAAGCAAGTGATGCAATTGCCATCGCTGCCCGATTTCATGTTACTGACGGGAGATCTGTCCCAGGATGGTTCTCTAGTGTCCTATGAGCAGGTTTATGATAGCCTGCACGGATTAAATATTCCCATTTACTGGCTTCCGGGTAACCACGATTGCCTAGAAAATATGGTGCCTATCCTGACCCAAGCTCCTTTTTTGGGAGACAAGCAGTTTAAACAGGGAAATTGGCACTTTATCTTATTGAATTCACAAATTCCTGGGGAGGTTCCGGGTTACCTATCCCAAGAAACCTTGGATTGGCTCGATCGCCAACTCAGCCAACAGGCAGAAACCCCGGCGTTGCTTTCTCTGCATCATCCACCGTTTTCTTTAGATACCGCTTGGCTAGACAATAGTGCGCTCCAAAACCCCGATGATTTGTTTGCAGTCATCGATCGCCATCCTCAAGTTAAGCTTGTCCTGTTTGGCCATATTCACCAGGAGTTCCAACTGGAGCGTAAGGGTGTGACTTACTTGGCGGCTCCCTCCACATGCATCCAATTTGCTCGGGGAAGTGCAACCTTTGCCCTAGACGATTGTTCCCCAGGATTTCGCTCTGTAGACCTCTATCCCGACGGATCTTGGCACAGTAGGATTCACCGAGTAAACTACGATCGTCAGGTGGATATGACCTGTTATGAGGGATATTGA
- the cysS gene encoding cysteine--tRNA ligase: MSLTLYNTLTRRKEAFQPLEPGTVKMYCCGVTVYDYCHLGHARSYIAWDTVRRYLEWRGYQVQYVQNFTDIDDKILRRARKEGSTMDAVSEKYIAAYFEDMDRLNIRRADDYPRATHTIDGIQRLIHELETKGVAYATDGDVYYAVRSKADYGKLSGRKLEDLEAGASGRVDEETVKKKDPFDFALWKAAKPGEPSWESPWGKGRPGWHIECSAMVRDRLGDSIDIHVGGGDLIFPHHENEIAQSEAATGRPLATYWLHNGMVNVGGEKMSKSLGNFTTIRDLLDKGGVDPMVMRLFVLGAQYRKPIDFTDEAITAANNGWKTLKEGLLFGYEVGAKLGWQDISTAWSKDRLDPQAIEAFQSAMDDDINTAGALAVIFDLAKKLQREANLLVHQGQTESSPDQLKGQWHTLVALAAVLGLVAQPTETHEDPESGPSEAEIEALIAQRSTAKKAKNFAEADRIRNELQAQGISLIDQPGGVTRWHRNP, encoded by the coding sequence ATGTCCCTGACCCTATACAACACCCTAACCCGTCGTAAAGAAGCCTTCCAACCCTTGGAACCGGGGACGGTGAAGATGTATTGCTGTGGGGTCACCGTTTATGATTATTGCCACCTGGGACATGCTCGATCGTATATTGCCTGGGATACGGTGCGGCGCTACTTGGAATGGCGGGGCTACCAAGTGCAGTATGTGCAAAATTTCACCGACATTGACGACAAAATCCTGCGGCGAGCCAGGAAAGAAGGATCCACCATGGATGCGGTGTCCGAAAAGTACATTGCAGCCTATTTTGAAGACATGGATCGGCTCAACATTCGCCGTGCTGACGACTATCCCCGTGCTACCCACACGATCGATGGAATTCAACGCCTGATCCATGAGCTAGAAACCAAAGGGGTTGCCTACGCCACCGATGGGGATGTTTACTACGCCGTGCGTTCCAAGGCCGACTATGGCAAGCTATCCGGTCGTAAGCTGGAGGACTTGGAAGCCGGAGCCAGTGGCCGTGTGGATGAGGAAACGGTGAAAAAGAAGGATCCCTTCGACTTTGCCCTGTGGAAAGCAGCAAAACCGGGTGAGCCCTCTTGGGAATCGCCCTGGGGGAAAGGTCGTCCCGGCTGGCATATCGAATGCTCGGCCATGGTGCGCGATCGTCTAGGGGATTCGATCGATATTCACGTGGGGGGCGGGGATCTAATTTTTCCGCACCACGAAAATGAAATCGCCCAGTCTGAAGCGGCCACCGGGCGACCCTTGGCGACTTACTGGTTACATAACGGCATGGTGAATGTCGGGGGCGAAAAAATGTCCAAGTCCCTGGGCAACTTCACGACCATCCGCGATTTGCTCGATAAAGGTGGCGTGGATCCCATGGTTATGCGTCTATTTGTTCTGGGTGCCCAGTACCGTAAACCGATCGACTTTACCGATGAGGCGATCACCGCCGCCAATAACGGGTGGAAAACGCTGAAGGAAGGTTTGCTATTTGGCTACGAAGTCGGCGCGAAATTAGGTTGGCAGGATATTTCTACGGCTTGGTCTAAGGACAGACTGGATCCCCAAGCGATCGAAGCCTTCCAAAGCGCCATGGACGATGACATCAATACCGCTGGGGCACTAGCCGTCATCTTCGATTTAGCGAAAAAATTGCAACGGGAAGCGAATCTCTTGGTACACCAAGGGCAGACCGAAAGTTCCCCAGATCAATTGAAAGGTCAATGGCACACGCTAGTCGCCCTGGCAGCGGTGTTGGGACTGGTGGCACAACCGACGGAAACCCATGAGGATCCGGAGTCAGGGCCTTCGGAGGCCGAGATCGAAGCGCTAATCGCCCAGCGATCGACCGCGAAGAAAGCCAAGAATTTCGCCGAAGCCGATCGGATCCGCAATGAGTTACAAGCCCAAGGGATTAGTTTGATTGATCAGCCGGGGGGGGTGACTCGTTGGCACCGTAATCCTTAA
- a CDS encoding (2Fe-2S) ferredoxin domain-containing protein, translated as MTIQPRQVLVCQYQNCMARGATELLEQWQARSLPENVELVASGCLGQCNLGPSVQVLPDQVWYCEVKPRHIDLIIEQHLQQNQPVQALLNPRFHWNGVLPRDH; from the coding sequence ATGACAATTCAGCCACGCCAAGTTCTCGTCTGTCAATATCAAAACTGTATGGCACGAGGGGCCACAGAACTTTTGGAGCAATGGCAAGCGCGATCGCTGCCAGAGAATGTTGAATTAGTGGCTAGTGGCTGCCTGGGCCAATGTAATTTGGGGCCTTCGGTACAGGTGCTACCCGATCAGGTGTGGTATTGCGAGGTCAAACCCCGGCACATTGATCTGATTATCGAGCAACACTTGCAACAGAATCAGCCCGTTCAAGCGTTACTCAATCCTCGTTTTCACTGGAATGGGGTATTGCCGAGAGATCACTAG
- the dtd gene encoding D-aminoacyl-tRNA deacylase: MRVVVQRVLASQVTISGEVVGKIGRGLNLLVGITDSDSEAELDWMAQKCLDLRIFPAGEAGRFDRSVQEIQGALLVVSQFTLYGDCRKGRRPSFDRAANPALAEQLYDRFVDKLRASGLTVETGKFGANMQVAIENDGPVTLILER; encoded by the coding sequence ATGAGAGTGGTTGTGCAACGTGTACTGGCTTCGCAAGTCACGATCTCGGGAGAGGTGGTGGGCAAAATTGGGCGAGGGCTGAATTTACTAGTCGGCATTACCGATAGCGATAGCGAAGCCGAACTGGACTGGATGGCCCAAAAATGTCTAGATCTGCGCATTTTTCCAGCGGGGGAAGCGGGGCGGTTCGATCGTTCAGTGCAAGAAATTCAGGGCGCACTATTGGTGGTCAGCCAATTTACACTCTATGGGGATTGTCGCAAAGGCCGCCGCCCTTCCTTCGATCGGGCCGCTAATCCAGCTCTGGCTGAACAACTTTACGATCGCTTTGTTGACAAGTTACGGGCGAGTGGACTGACCGTGGAAACTGGAAAATTTGGAGCGAATATGCAAGTAGCGATCGAGAATGACGGCCCCGTTACGTTAATCCTAGAGCGTTAA
- a CDS encoding CHAT domain-containing protein, protein MGNWTGLIYILVGGSVLGLACIPVSAQVTPDGLGTQVTTTGNQIEIQGGTRSRNGDNLFHSFDRFNLNSAQTANFQVEAATRNVFARIRGGEASIIDGLLKLSGGSANLYLMNPAGMFFGPNARLNLPAMFSATTATGIGFEQGRWEIQSNGSPDQFTSAPTSFSFALSQPGAIVNTGHLAVQSGQALNLSAGTIVNTGTLQAPGGQITLTAVPGGQQVRLSQTGSVLGLELSTQQPIAQWTPETIGQLLTKTQNIHHATQLETTPDGKIHLKGSGTTISPNLTAGTVVPGTVVSGTVVASGTLDTASTGQGGRVEVLGDRVQVAQATVKADGQTGGGTILIGGEKQGQGRRINAITTEVDRHSVMTANAGQQGKGGQVIVWADRDTQFAGTIQAQGGQQQGDGGFVEVSGKQRLRMAGSVDVGAPQGNLGQVLLDPTDILISKTGSNTLPDANSPDSTWTISPDALSTITGNITLTADRSIWFQTNPNSSDNTVALGSGGQITFRAGTEFRSDVGLTSEGRSLLIQAPKIQLQTINTSLAQNRQGSVTLQGLPSDEIINSSSDSSSNALNSKKSVQVSFRNIITPGQDVTIDADRINGDLILTSATDKVLTTGKVRLTGTRNLSVSGVITQGQDVTLTSRLDQTSGQIQTGPVITFGGSVQMTANRIQAGLIWTTPNGTTSQFDRAGNITLQASTDLMARHLEANGQGPGRAGDIRLINPSGDIIVDSIQAYGGSGGGNVDLQGDTIRIVGARYESNANNSQGAPTYEPSSIKAGESLTITQRGGPTNQPFIVGDASLNGSNRKIVVAGQAIEGGSFAIQNQTVQYQPLKNFTLTAENQSPYFPNLDGADFLYKTVDPGSRSVFTLAELGFTNPVDPDRDQVQVYLRPVNPGGQGIGQLFDATGRLITSTTPIRLTDRLTYVAPSNGADSTRFEVLALDGTRTEASLATAPRVSLLLSAPLIPTVEPPVPETNSTKISLDMGTSLSNVSLEEASRVDNQLSQEFIAVFGGELPKFVDGAELVRQIEKQLKIRPALVYLRTQMNELELTLITARGRFRKRVVISRDRLLDLVKTFRREVTNPLKTHSTSYLASAQKLYEWIITPLKTDLEQQGITNIVFLPEAGLRALPYAALHDGQKFLIEQYSVGLMPSVGLTQTNYFDLRRSRVLAIGISEVTQGQTPLPMVKTELATIAQLWNKQTTYLNQEATLNNLKTARQKQDFQIVHVATHANFTADSPKDAYIQLWNDRLKLEQIRQLDWNNPAVELLVLSACRTALGNRDAELGLAGLSLQTGVKTAVASLWYVNDTATMSLISQFYQSMRTSPVKAEALRQAQIAMARGTLRFKEGKITGLSSAQDIDIPNAQTVSDSSFKHPYYWAAFTMIGNPW, encoded by the coding sequence ATGGGAAACTGGACTGGTTTAATTTACATTCTAGTGGGCGGCAGTGTCCTCGGACTGGCCTGTATCCCTGTCAGTGCACAGGTTACGCCCGATGGCTTGGGCACCCAAGTCACCACCACCGGCAACCAAATCGAAATTCAGGGAGGCACTCGATCGCGCAATGGCGATAACCTATTTCATAGCTTCGATCGCTTCAATCTCAATTCTGCACAAACTGCCAATTTCCAGGTAGAGGCCGCCACTCGCAATGTATTTGCGCGCATTCGAGGGGGTGAAGCTTCCATCATTGACGGGTTACTTAAGCTGAGTGGTGGTTCAGCCAATTTGTACTTAATGAATCCAGCGGGAATGTTCTTCGGCCCCAATGCACGGCTCAATCTACCTGCGATGTTTTCCGCAACCACGGCAACGGGGATTGGGTTTGAGCAAGGTCGCTGGGAGATCCAATCCAACGGGTCTCCAGACCAGTTCACCAGTGCTCCCACGTCTTTCAGCTTTGCGCTCTCCCAACCCGGCGCGATCGTCAATACCGGCCATCTCGCAGTACAGTCTGGCCAAGCCCTGAACCTATCAGCGGGCACGATCGTCAACACCGGAACACTGCAAGCCCCCGGCGGCCAAATTACCCTGACAGCGGTTCCCGGTGGCCAGCAGGTGCGCCTGAGTCAAACGGGCAGCGTCCTGGGGTTGGAACTCTCGACCCAGCAGCCGATCGCCCAGTGGACTCCGGAAACGATCGGGCAACTCCTAACCAAAACCCAAAACATTCACCACGCCACGCAACTCGAAACAACCCCCGATGGCAAAATTCATCTCAAAGGCTCTGGTACAACAATCTCGCCCAATTTAACTGCTGGAACAGTGGTTCCTGGAACGGTGGTTTCTGGAACAGTGGTGGCATCGGGCACCTTGGATACGGCTTCAACGGGGCAGGGCGGACGGGTGGAAGTGCTGGGCGATCGGGTTCAGGTGGCTCAGGCAACTGTAAAAGCCGATGGGCAAACCGGGGGCGGGACGATTTTGATCGGTGGAGAAAAACAAGGTCAGGGCCGACGGATTAACGCAATCACCACCGAGGTCGATCGCCACAGTGTGATGACGGCCAATGCAGGGCAGCAGGGCAAGGGCGGACAGGTGATTGTCTGGGCCGATCGGGATACGCAATTTGCGGGAACCATTCAAGCTCAGGGCGGCCAACAGCAGGGTGATGGCGGATTTGTGGAAGTGTCGGGCAAGCAGCGCCTCCGCATGGCCGGATCTGTGGATGTTGGCGCACCTCAAGGGAATTTGGGTCAGGTTTTGTTAGATCCCACGGATATCCTGATTAGTAAAACGGGGAGCAATACTTTACCCGATGCAAATTCTCCGGATAGTACCTGGACGATTAGCCCCGATGCGCTCTCAACAATCACTGGCAATATTACCCTCACCGCCGATCGCAGCATTTGGTTTCAAACCAATCCCAATAGTTCTGACAATACGGTTGCTTTGGGATCGGGCGGACAAATTACGTTTCGGGCAGGGACAGAGTTTCGATCGGATGTGGGGTTGACCAGCGAAGGTCGATCATTACTGATTCAAGCACCCAAAATTCAGCTACAAACCATCAATACATCCCTGGCCCAAAATCGACAGGGATCGGTAACCCTCCAAGGTTTACCCAGTGATGAGATTATCAATTCTTCTAGTGATTCTTCTAGCAATGCTTTAAATTCTAAAAAATCGGTTCAGGTCAGTTTTCGGAACATTATTACCCCTGGCCAAGATGTCACGATCGATGCCGATCGCATCAATGGCGATCTAATTTTAACATCTGCGACCGATAAAGTATTAACGACTGGTAAGGTGAGATTAACTGGAACCCGCAACTTAAGTGTCTCGGGGGTCATTACCCAAGGGCAAGATGTGACGTTGACCAGTCGCTTAGATCAGACCTCTGGACAGATTCAAACGGGGCCAGTTATTACCTTTGGGGGCTCTGTACAAATGACTGCCAATCGAATTCAAGCGGGTTTGATTTGGACCACACCTAACGGCACAACGAGCCAATTCGATCGGGCGGGAAATATTACATTGCAAGCGAGTACCGATCTCATGGCTCGCCACTTAGAAGCTAATGGCCAAGGGCCAGGACGGGCAGGCGATATTCGTTTAATCAATCCTTCTGGCGATATCATTGTAGATAGTATCCAAGCCTATGGCGGGAGCGGGGGCGGTAATGTAGACCTTCAGGGAGATACCATTCGCATCGTCGGTGCACGCTATGAGAGCAACGCTAACAATAGTCAAGGCGCGCCGACCTATGAACCGAGTAGTATCAAAGCGGGGGAATCCCTCACCATTACTCAACGGGGGGGGCCTACGAACCAGCCCTTCATTGTTGGAGATGCCAGTTTGAATGGTAGCAACCGCAAAATTGTTGTTGCAGGTCAAGCGATAGAAGGCGGATCATTTGCGATTCAAAACCAAACGGTTCAATATCAACCGCTCAAAAACTTTACCCTCACAGCGGAGAATCAGAGTCCCTATTTTCCCAATTTAGATGGAGCAGATTTCCTCTACAAAACCGTCGATCCAGGAAGTCGTTCTGTTTTTACCTTGGCAGAGTTAGGATTTACGAATCCAGTCGATCCCGATCGCGATCAAGTGCAAGTTTATCTTCGTCCCGTGAATCCAGGGGGCCAAGGGATTGGACAACTGTTTGATGCCACCGGACGCCTGATTACTAGTACCACGCCAATTCGGTTAACCGATCGGCTAACCTATGTTGCACCCAGCAATGGAGCAGATTCTACCCGGTTTGAAGTCCTTGCTTTAGATGGCACTCGGACTGAGGCGTCACTCGCAACCGCCCCTCGGGTTTCGCTGCTGCTCTCAGCGCCCCTAATACCCACAGTGGAACCACCTGTTCCAGAAACCAATTCCACCAAAATTTCCCTAGATATGGGAACCTCGCTGTCCAATGTTTCTTTGGAAGAAGCTTCTCGCGTCGATAATCAGCTCAGCCAAGAATTTATTGCCGTATTTGGGGGTGAATTGCCTAAGTTTGTCGATGGAGCAGAGTTAGTTCGCCAAATTGAAAAACAGTTGAAAATCCGGCCTGCGCTCGTCTATCTGCGGACGCAAATGAACGAATTAGAACTCACCTTAATTACAGCGAGGGGACGCTTTCGGAAACGGGTGGTGATTAGTCGCGATCGTCTATTAGATTTAGTCAAAACCTTTCGCCGGGAAGTGACTAATCCCTTAAAGACCCACAGTACCAGCTATTTAGCCAGTGCTCAAAAGTTATATGAGTGGATAATTACTCCCCTGAAGACTGATTTGGAACAACAGGGGATTACGAATATCGTCTTTCTCCCTGAAGCGGGGTTACGAGCCTTGCCCTATGCCGCACTCCATGATGGGCAGAAATTTTTAATTGAGCAATACAGTGTGGGGTTGATGCCTAGTGTTGGGTTAACCCAAACTAACTACTTCGACCTGCGCCGGAGCCGTGTCCTGGCGATCGGAATTTCTGAAGTGACCCAAGGGCAAACGCCGCTACCCATGGTGAAAACGGAATTAGCCACCATTGCCCAACTCTGGAATAAGCAAACCACCTACCTCAATCAAGAGGCTACCTTGAATAATCTGAAAACCGCACGACAAAAACAGGATTTTCAAATTGTGCATGTGGCAACCCACGCCAACTTTACCGCTGACTCTCCTAAAGATGCTTACATTCAACTCTGGAACGATCGCTTGAAGCTCGAACAAATTCGTCAATTGGATTGGAATAACCCCGCCGTGGAATTGTTAGTTCTGAGTGCTTGTCGAACGGCATTGGGCAATCGCGATGCAGAATTAGGGCTAGCGGGACTTTCGCTACAAACTGGGGTCAAAACTGCGGTGGCCAGTTTATGGTACGTCAATGACACCGCCACCATGTCACTTATTAGTCAGTTCTACCAATCCATGCGCACCTCTCCGGTGAAAGCGGAAGCTCTGCGGCAAGCCCAGATAGCCATGGCTCGCGGAACCCTGCGCTTCAAAGAGGGCAAAATTACTGGCCTCTCTTCTGCACAAGACATCGACATTCCAAACGCTCAAACGGTGAGTGACTCTAGTTTCAAACATCCCTACTATTGGGCTGCGTTTACAATGATTGGTAATCCTTGGTAG